In Nostoc sp. UHCC 0926, a single genomic region encodes these proteins:
- a CDS encoding ABC transporter permease subunit (The N-terminal region of this protein, as described by TIGR01726, is a three transmembrane segment that identifies a subfamily of ABC transporter permease subunits, which specificities that include histidine, arginine, glutamine, glutamate, L-cystine (sic), the opines (in Agrobacterium) octopine and nopaline, etc.) has product MKKKKVWLLTILVLAAVVISIIIGHSNSLKAASSLEKDTLTMITSPDYPPYEFYDTKGGDRQIVGFDIDIAKTLAEKLGFKLKIMESDFNGLIPALQANRADFVMAGMTPTPERQKNIDFSIIYYEAKDTIVAPKGSNLKQPQDLSGKKVGVQLGTIQEQNAQKIAKKVAGIQLKQLNKVPEVVQEIKSGRINAAIVEDTVAKGFAQANPDLEFNIIPSEEASGSAIAFPKGSSFVEPFNKVLQQMKDNGTLNKLVAKWFSENTAANPASSTPAKGGLNLDFTRILPDIPFILRGIPLTLLFTLLSVSLGLIWGTILSLLKILGIKPLTWVANAYTSVFRGTPLLLQLALVYYATPQLTGYDISALEAGVLTFTLNSGAYMSETIRGGIQAVDKGQSEAAMSMGVPYWLMMWDVILPQALKNILPALVNETIGLLKDSALVSTIGVVEILRSAQIVGANKYIYFEPLLFAGLIYYVLVMGMTLGASALERRLRESE; this is encoded by the coding sequence ATGAAGAAAAAAAAAGTATGGCTATTAACGATACTGGTTCTAGCAGCAGTAGTAATCAGCATCATTATCGGACATAGTAATTCTCTAAAAGCTGCTTCATCTTTAGAAAAAGATACGCTGACGATGATTACTTCCCCAGATTATCCTCCTTATGAGTTTTATGATACTAAAGGAGGCGATCGCCAAATCGTTGGCTTTGATATAGATATTGCCAAGACCCTTGCTGAAAAACTAGGGTTTAAACTTAAAATAATGGAATCCGATTTTAATGGATTAATTCCTGCACTCCAAGCAAATCGTGCTGACTTTGTAATGGCTGGGATGACTCCGACTCCAGAACGTCAGAAAAATATTGATTTTTCAATTATTTATTACGAAGCCAAAGATACAATTGTCGCTCCTAAAGGTAGTAACCTGAAGCAGCCCCAAGACTTATCAGGGAAAAAGGTTGGAGTACAACTAGGAACGATACAAGAACAAAATGCCCAGAAAATTGCTAAAAAAGTTGCGGGTATTCAGCTAAAGCAACTCAACAAAGTGCCGGAAGTAGTTCAGGAAATCAAATCTGGGCGAATTAATGCAGCAATTGTTGAGGATACCGTCGCTAAGGGATTTGCCCAAGCTAACCCAGATTTAGAATTTAATATTATTCCCTCAGAGGAGGCAAGTGGATCAGCGATCGCTTTTCCTAAAGGTTCTTCTTTTGTAGAACCGTTTAACAAAGTCCTTCAACAAATGAAGGACAATGGCACATTGAATAAACTTGTAGCCAAATGGTTTTCAGAGAACACCGCCGCCAATCCTGCATCCTCAACTCCTGCCAAAGGCGGATTGAATCTCGACTTCACCAGAATTCTTCCTGACATTCCCTTTATTCTGCGGGGAATCCCTTTAACTTTGTTGTTCACGCTATTATCCGTATCCTTGGGGTTAATCTGGGGAACAATCCTGTCTCTATTAAAAATTCTCGGCATTAAGCCGCTTACCTGGGTTGCTAATGCCTACACCTCTGTTTTTCGAGGTACACCTTTGTTATTACAGTTGGCGTTGGTTTACTACGCAACACCCCAACTTACAGGGTATGACATTTCCGCACTGGAAGCTGGGGTGCTAACTTTTACCCTGAATTCTGGCGCTTATATGTCGGAAACCATCAGGGGTGGGATTCAGGCGGTAGATAAAGGGCAAAGTGAAGCGGCGATGTCTATGGGTGTTCCCTATTGGTTGATGATGTGGGATGTGATTTTGCCCCAAGCATTAAAGAACATTCTCCCAGCATTGGTAAATGAAACTATCGGATTGCTCAAAGATTCCGCGCTGGTGTCAACCATTGGGGTGGTGGAAATATTACGCAGCGCTCAAATCGTTGGTGCAAATAAGTATATTTATTTTGAACCACTGCTATTTGCAGGATTAATCTACTATGTTTTGGTAATGGGTATGACCTTGGGTGCATCCGCTTTAGAAAGGAGGTTACGGGAAAGTGAGTAA
- a CDS encoding amino acid ABC transporter ATP-binding protein produces MSNVVIRTEFLSKSFGKLDVLKDISTEFYQGEVVAILGPSGSGKSTFLRCINLLEQPTRGRIYFHEQEITKPKANIAKVRQQLVMVFQHFNLFPHMNVLQNVTYAPIKVKGINKQKAEEHGLELLAKVGLEPKADVYPSKLSGGQKQRVAIARALAMEPEMILFDEPTSALDPEMVKDVLEVIKALALSGMTMAIVTHEMGFAKVVANRIMFLDQGSLAEDTTPDEFFQNPQCDRAKQFLEKML; encoded by the coding sequence GTGAGTAATGTCGTAATTCGCACGGAATTCTTATCTAAATCCTTTGGCAAACTCGACGTACTCAAAGATATTTCCACTGAGTTTTACCAGGGGGAAGTGGTTGCAATATTAGGCCCTTCTGGTTCAGGTAAGTCTACTTTTTTACGATGCATAAACTTGCTAGAACAACCCACCAGAGGCAGAATCTACTTTCACGAGCAAGAAATTACCAAGCCTAAAGCAAACATCGCTAAAGTACGTCAGCAGTTGGTGATGGTATTTCAACATTTTAATTTGTTTCCTCACATGAATGTGCTGCAAAATGTCACCTACGCACCCATCAAGGTGAAAGGAATAAACAAGCAAAAAGCAGAAGAACATGGCTTAGAATTGCTTGCTAAGGTAGGTTTAGAGCCAAAAGCAGATGTCTATCCGTCCAAACTATCCGGGGGACAGAAACAGCGAGTAGCGATCGCTCGGGCATTAGCAATGGAACCAGAGATGATTTTGTTTGATGAACCCACCTCTGCCCTAGATCCAGAAATGGTCAAAGATGTGCTGGAAGTGATCAAAGCTTTAGCGCTATCTGGAATGACAATGGCGATCGTTACCCATGAAATGGGCTTTGCAAAAGTTGTTGCCAATCGGATTATGTTCCTCGACCAGGGAAGTTTAGCAGAAGATACCACTCCTGACGAGTTTTTCCAAAATCCTCAGTGCGATCGCGCCAAGCAATTCTTAGAAAAAATGCTTTAG
- a CDS encoding cytochrome P450: MFQEIAAQIAFSDSFPYLVTVLGITSTAGIFGWRWWKQKNTYKSLQSFPSPKRHWLLGNIPQVLAAVKEKKFFQLLFDWSQQLGPMYVYWTGQPVLVLSKAKVIEDTIVNGMRDGSLIRSQRASKAWNDISGPILLGQNGSEWQYRRKAWNPEFSSSGLSKYVEIISQACEQVIEKIQSAASPEVQVDPLFVELTMRVISCLVLGIPVDRNIASHEGQSLDVLKVYEAMSIVGYRFLRVATGEKIWMKYLPTKNSRDYWAARRYLEEFITPRVDLALQMREQNQTDLPQVSPLFQESMLVKIAAKEPKYNRETLIAEVIELLIAGTDTTAHTLSFAIAELTLNQRVFQQAQAVVDQAWESQGSINAESLKELNYIRAIIKETLRLYSVASGSTSLEAQRDTVIEGTVIPRGTKIFWSMLAAGRDPEVYSHPDEFLPERWLDKSKENSLLPMIDFGSGSHRCLGEHLSMLEGTMMLALLLHYFDWELVNGRASLEQLQQNLLIYPPDRMPVRFRLRK, encoded by the coding sequence ATGTTCCAAGAGATTGCTGCTCAAATTGCTTTTTCTGACTCATTTCCATATTTAGTTACAGTCTTAGGCATTACTAGCACAGCGGGAATATTTGGTTGGCGGTGGTGGAAACAAAAAAATACTTACAAATCTCTACAGTCCTTTCCGTCTCCTAAGAGACACTGGCTATTAGGAAATATTCCTCAAGTATTAGCAGCAGTGAAAGAGAAGAAATTCTTCCAATTATTGTTTGATTGGAGCCAGCAGCTAGGTCCAATGTATGTTTACTGGACTGGCCAGCCAGTTCTCGTTTTGAGTAAGGCAAAAGTTATTGAAGACACCATTGTTAATGGGATGAGAGACGGTAGCCTAATTAGGTCACAGCGAGCTAGCAAAGCTTGGAACGACATTAGTGGGCCCATTCTTTTAGGTCAAAACGGAAGTGAGTGGCAGTACAGACGCAAGGCTTGGAACCCTGAATTCAGTTCTAGTGGTCTCTCCAAATATGTGGAAATTATTAGCCAAGCTTGCGAACAAGTAATTGAAAAAATTCAGTCAGCTGCCTCACCAGAAGTTCAGGTAGATCCTCTGTTTGTAGAACTAACAATGAGGGTGATTTCCTGTCTAGTACTGGGCATTCCTGTGGATAGAAACATTGCTAGTCATGAAGGACAATCCCTTGATGTTCTCAAGGTGTACGAGGCGATGTCTATTGTAGGCTATCGGTTCCTACGGGTAGCTACTGGCGAGAAGATATGGATGAAATATCTGCCAACTAAGAACTCACGAGATTATTGGGCAGCAAGGCGATATTTAGAGGAGTTTATTACTCCCCGTGTAGACTTAGCTTTACAGATGAGAGAACAAAATCAGACCGATTTACCACAGGTAAGTCCTTTGTTCCAGGAATCAATGTTAGTGAAAATAGCTGCCAAAGAACCAAAATACAATCGGGAAACACTCATAGCAGAAGTTATTGAACTTTTAATAGCTGGTACTGATACCACGGCCCATACTTTATCCTTTGCAATAGCAGAGTTGACCTTAAATCAAAGGGTTTTTCAGCAAGCACAGGCCGTTGTTGACCAAGCTTGGGAAAGTCAAGGCAGTATTAATGCAGAAAGCCTTAAGGAATTGAATTACATCCGCGCTATTATCAAGGAAACTTTGCGCCTTTATTCAGTCGCCTCAGGCTCGACTTCATTGGAGGCTCAACGTGACACTGTTATTGAGGGTACGGTTATTCCTCGTGGCACGAAAATATTCTGGTCAATGCTTGCTGCTGGACGAGATCCAGAAGTCTACTCTCATCCCGATGAATTTCTGCCAGAGCGTTGGTTAGACAAGAGTAAGGAAAATAGTCTACTTCCAATGATAGACTTTGGCTCAGGTTCTCATCGTTGCTTGGGAGAGCATTTGTCAATGCTGGAAGGAACGATGATGCTGGCACTACTGCTTCACTACTTTGACTGGGAGTTAGTCAACGGTCGAGCATCTCTGGAACAGTTACAGCAAAACCTTTTGATTTATCCGCCTGATAGAATGCCTGTGCGCTTTCGGTTGAGAAAGTAG
- a CDS encoding type II toxin-antitoxin system PemK/MazF family toxin, producing MVVNPYFPKRGDIIKLEFGATQQFTVDSIQRAFALYTSGMSFDDIARTMNNELQQQGREQMGYRPVLVISPIQYNRMASLVLACPITSKAKGLSFEVPLVKEMQTKGVVLADQIKTLDWKARKVKFVESVSQDLIEEVQAKLETLIL from the coding sequence TTGGTAGTTAATCCATACTTTCCCAAAAGAGGAGATATTATCAAATTAGAATTTGGAGCAACACAGCAGTTTACGGTTGATTCAATTCAGCGTGCATTTGCCCTCTACACATCAGGAATGTCATTTGATGACATTGCTAGGACAATGAACAATGAACTACAACAACAAGGGCGGGAGCAAATGGGCTACCGCCCTGTTCTTGTTATATCTCCAATTCAATACAATCGAATGGCTTCTTTAGTTTTAGCGTGTCCTATAACCAGCAAGGCAAAAGGGCTTAGTTTTGAAGTTCCACTTGTTAAGGAAATGCAAACAAAAGGAGTTGTGTTAGCCGACCAAATTAAAACACTCGATTGGAAAGCTAGAAAGGTAAAATTTGTTGAAAGTGTTTCACAAGATTTAATAGAAGAAGTACAGGCAAAACTCGAAACATTGATTTTATAA
- a CDS encoding AbrB/MazE/SpoVT family DNA-binding domain-containing protein encodes MTAVVAKWGNSLAIRIPRAVAEQAHITEGTGIELSVEGNNIIITPQKRKKYTLDELLEGMTPDKFHPEFETGNALGNEDW; translated from the coding sequence ATGACGGCAGTTGTTGCTAAATGGGGAAATAGTTTAGCTATTCGGATTCCAAGAGCGGTCGCTGAACAAGCACATATAACCGAAGGGACAGGTATAGAGCTTAGTGTGGAAGGTAACAATATTATAATTACACCACAAAAAAGAAAAAAGTATACCCTTGATGAGTTGCTTGAAGGTATGACTCCTGATAAATTTCATCCTGAATTTGAAACTGGGAACGCTTTGGGGAATGAAGATTGGTAG
- a CDS encoding NADPH-dependent FMN reductase — translation MQLNRLILPIQPRTMAYTPKILAFAGSTRIDSYNKKLVKIAAAGAKAAGAEVTYIDLRDLPLPLFDENLEAQEGLPANARTFKDLMISHQGLLIASPEYNSSLTAVLKNAIDWASRPSPNEAPLALTAFVGKVASIMSVSPGALGGLRGLVHLRSILGNMKVLVLPDQVTVPKAYEAFNADDTLKDPKQQQSIEKLGDGLTKILLKLN, via the coding sequence ATGCAGCTGAACAGGTTAATCCTTCCCATTCAACCTAGAACTATGGCATATACACCCAAAATCCTTGCCTTTGCTGGCAGCACCCGGATTGATTCTTACAACAAAAAATTGGTAAAAATCGCGGCGGCTGGCGCGAAGGCAGCAGGCGCAGAAGTGACTTATATAGACCTCCGCGATTTGCCACTACCTCTTTTTGATGAAAATTTAGAAGCTCAAGAAGGACTACCTGCCAACGCCCGCACTTTTAAGGACTTGATGATTTCTCATCAAGGATTGCTGATTGCTTCGCCGGAATATAACAGTTCACTGACAGCAGTTTTGAAGAACGCCATTGACTGGGCATCTCGTCCATCTCCAAATGAAGCGCCTTTGGCTTTGACTGCTTTTGTAGGTAAAGTTGCTAGCATTATGAGCGTTTCCCCAGGCGCTCTTGGTGGTCTGCGGGGGTTGGTTCACCTGCGGTCTATCTTGGGAAACATGAAAGTTTTGGTACTTCCCGACCAGGTAACCGTACCCAAAGCTTATGAAGCCTTTAATGCTGATGACACGTTAAAAGATCCTAAACAGCAGCAATCTATTGAAAAGCTAGGAGATGGTTTAACAAAGATATTGCTGAAGCTTAATTAA
- a CDS encoding TSUP family transporter: MSNIFLQLLIIGLVSGVAGGMFGIGGGAIMIPAMVLVIGLDQKLATGTSVAAQILPIGILAALVYHHNGNLNIKYALIIAVGLIVGNFFGALFANQPFISTELMKKLYGIFVLMIGIRYLLSN, translated from the coding sequence ATGTCTAATATCTTTCTCCAACTGTTGATAATCGGTTTAGTTTCTGGCGTTGCTGGTGGGATGTTTGGTATTGGTGGCGGCGCAATTATGATCCCGGCAATGGTATTAGTAATTGGTTTGGATCAGAAGTTAGCTACAGGAACTTCTGTGGCTGCTCAAATTTTGCCAATCGGCATTTTAGCAGCCTTAGTTTACCACCACAACGGTAATCTTAATATCAAATATGCCCTGATTATTGCAGTTGGTTTAATCGTGGGTAACTTCTTCGGGGCATTGTTTGCAAATCAGCCGTTTATTAGCACCGAGTTAATGAAAAAGCTGTATGGTATCTTTGTATTAATGATAGGGATTCGTTATTTACTATCGAATTAA
- a CDS encoding acetamidase/formamidase family protein produces the protein MTHYILKASKETVHLGGFSHLLEPALIIDSGDTVDVETYTGYYVYDKAPPEFVTPEFLDICQNLLPERKIAGGPHLLTGPIYVRDAEPGDVLEVQLNAIAPSLPVGFNAIRTGWGALPHQFPQPALRFIPLDLVNNIAEFPAGAGIKIPLKPFFGILGVATPETSRTSIPPGSYGGNIDNRELQAGSRLFLPIFVPGALFSIGDGHSAQGDGEVNVTAIETSMNGRITLKLRKDLQLTTPIAETPTHIITMGFAQTLDEALELALKNMIDFLERFINLSPEDAYVLCSLAVNFHITQVVNSPQKGVHGMLPKSILSNNINL, from the coding sequence ATGACTCATTACATTTTAAAAGCCTCAAAAGAAACCGTGCATTTAGGTGGTTTCTCCCATCTGCTAGAGCCAGCACTCATTATTGATTCTGGTGATACGGTTGACGTAGAAACTTATACTGGTTACTACGTTTACGACAAAGCACCACCTGAGTTTGTTACACCAGAATTTCTCGATATCTGCCAAAATCTTCTACCAGAACGCAAAATTGCTGGGGGGCCGCATTTACTCACAGGGCCGATTTATGTGCGTGATGCCGAACCAGGGGATGTTTTGGAAGTACAATTAAATGCGATCGCACCTAGTTTACCTGTCGGCTTCAATGCCATTCGTACAGGTTGGGGAGCTTTACCACATCAGTTTCCTCAACCTGCTTTGAGATTCATTCCTCTAGATTTAGTAAACAATATCGCTGAATTTCCGGCGGGTGCTGGCATAAAAATTCCCCTCAAACCGTTTTTTGGGATTCTTGGTGTCGCTACTCCAGAAACGTCTCGAACTTCTATCCCACCAGGTTCTTACGGTGGTAATATTGACAATCGGGAACTGCAAGCTGGTTCTCGTTTATTTTTGCCAATTTTTGTACCAGGTGCATTATTTTCTATTGGTGATGGGCATTCGGCACAAGGAGACGGCGAAGTAAATGTCACCGCCATTGAAACTTCCATGAACGGTAGAATTACCCTCAAACTTCGCAAGGATTTGCAACTGACAACACCAATTGCCGAAACTCCAACTCATATCATCACAATGGGCTTTGCTCAAACCTTAGATGAAGCCTTAGAACTGGCTTTAAAAAACATGATTGATTTTCTGGAACGCTTCATAAATTTGTCGCCAGAAGATGCTTATGTATTGTGTAGTTTAGCTGTAAATTTTCATATCACTCAAGTTGTCAACAGTCCCCAAAAAGGTGTGCATGGAATGCTACCTAAATCAATATTGTCCAATAATATTAATTTATAA
- a CDS encoding type II toxin-antitoxin system PemK/MazF family toxin translates to MTKGKIVLVPFPFDDLSAIKLRPAICLTNPVGSYKHVILAFITSKIPSDLMETDIVLDTNHPNFAASRLNKPSTIRLDHLMTVRKLVIQRELGTLSSDMQDLIAKILCKLLT, encoded by the coding sequence ATGACTAAGGGTAAAATTGTCCTCGTACCTTTCCCATTCGATGATTTATCAGCTATTAAATTGCGTCCAGCCATTTGCTTGACTAATCCAGTGGGATCTTACAAACATGTTATCCTTGCTTTCATCACCAGTAAGATTCCATCTGATTTGATGGAAACGGACATTGTATTGGATACCAATCATCCTAATTTTGCTGCCAGTAGGTTAAATAAACCATCGACTATTAGGCTGGATCATTTGATGACAGTTCGTAAATTGGTGATTCAGCGTGAACTGGGTACATTGTCATCGGATATGCAAGATTTGATTGCTAAAATTCTGTGCAAGTTATTAACATAG
- a CDS encoding TPR end-of-group domain-containing protein — MDINLDFLAGSYKSKTSFDKALELKPDYADAFYNKACCYALQGDIELAINNLQKVISLSPEQYLKMAKYDSDFDIIRENKQFQALIQTENDWEDEEEIDEQEWLKAAASNPVFDFLKDPEEDIYTLADGKPFND, encoded by the coding sequence TTGGACATTAATCTTGACTTTTTAGCAGGCTCCTATAAAAGCAAAACAAGCTTTGACAAAGCTTTGGAATTAAAACCTGATTATGCAGATGCTTTTTACAATAAGGCATGTTGTTATGCGTTGCAGGGAGATATTGAACTAGCAATTAATAATTTGCAAAAAGTTATAAGTCTGAGTCCTGAGCAATATTTAAAAATGGCAAAATATGACTCAGATTTTGACATTATTCGAGAAAACAAGCAGTTTCAGGCTTTGATTCAGACAGAAAATGATTGGGAAGATGAAGAAGAAATAGATGAACAAGAATGGCTTAAAGCAGCAGCGAGTAATCCAGTCTTTGATTTTCTAAAAGATCCTGAAGAAGATATTTACACCTTAGCCGATGGAAAGCCATTCAATGACTAA
- a CDS encoding DUF4336 domain-containing protein, with protein MADDQRIVNAQQIHPKDFSWRLWPVVPLYPFGRRQTIRKEVVKDTIWNFDQIQGILYVVVPIRMTVVKLEAGGLLVYAPVAPTPECIRLVNELVAEHGNVKYIILPTISAIEHKVFVGPFARYFGTAQVFVAPHQWSFPLNLPLSWLGLPPKRTQVLPEDSSKTPFADEFDYAMLGPIHLGPGRFAEVAFFHKRSHTLLVTDSVLSIPEDPPAIVLLDPYPLLFHAKDHASDIVADIEVNRRKGWQRICLFTFYFQPNALDIPQWSHVLQDALKAPERSRKAYFGLYPFKWQSDWQRSFDALRGDGRLFVAPILQTLILNRAPKETIDWANKVASWDFEWIIPCHFDSPIKAEPHQFRQAFSFLEKQPAVSGGLFSSSSYPLPEKDFKTLKNIDAGLNKFGIVPAAKEKV; from the coding sequence GTGGCTGATGATCAACGCATAGTCAATGCACAACAGATACATCCAAAAGACTTTTCATGGAGATTATGGCCTGTTGTGCCACTCTATCCATTTGGTAGGCGGCAGACAATCCGCAAAGAAGTGGTTAAGGACACAATCTGGAATTTTGACCAGATTCAGGGCATTCTCTACGTTGTTGTACCGATTCGCATGACTGTGGTTAAGCTCGAAGCCGGGGGTCTTCTGGTCTATGCGCCTGTTGCACCAACCCCAGAGTGTATTCGGCTTGTGAATGAGTTGGTGGCGGAACACGGTAACGTTAAATACATTATTCTGCCAACTATCTCCGCTATAGAACACAAAGTCTTCGTCGGCCCCTTCGCTAGATATTTTGGGACTGCACAGGTGTTTGTGGCTCCCCATCAGTGGAGTTTCCCGCTAAATCTCCCCCTTAGCTGGCTTGGCTTACCCCCAAAACGCACTCAAGTACTCCCAGAAGATAGTAGCAAAACACCCTTTGCTGACGAGTTTGATTATGCAATGCTGGGCCCCATCCACCTTGGGCCTGGTCGGTTTGCGGAAGTTGCTTTTTTCCACAAGCGATCGCATACTCTTTTAGTAACAGATTCTGTGCTTTCTATCCCAGAAGATCCACCTGCGATCGTTTTATTAGATCCATATCCCTTGCTATTCCATGCCAAGGATCATGCTTCTGATATTGTTGCAGACATTGAAGTAAATCGCCGTAAGGGTTGGCAGCGAATCTGTCTGTTTACTTTTTACTTTCAACCAAACGCACTAGATATACCTCAATGGAGTCACGTGTTGCAAGATGCCTTGAAAGCACCAGAACGTTCAAGGAAAGCTTATTTTGGATTGTATCCCTTTAAATGGCAGTCAGATTGGCAGCGATCGTTTGATGCGCTGCGAGGTGATGGGCGTTTGTTTGTCGCACCAATTTTACAGACGCTGATTCTCAACCGCGCACCCAAAGAAACCATCGACTGGGCTAATAAAGTTGCTAGTTGGGACTTCGAGTGGATTATTCCCTGCCACTTTGATTCACCGATTAAAGCCGAGCCGCATCAGTTTCGCCAAGCTTTCTCTTTTTTGGAAAAGCAGCCTGCTGTCAGTGGGGGTTTGTTCAGCAGTAGCAGCTATCCCTTACCAGAAAAGGATTTTAAAACACTTAAGAACATTGATGCAGGTTTAAATAAGTTTGGCATTGTACCAGCAGCAAAGGAGAAAGTGTAG
- a CDS encoding AI-2E family transporter, translating to MANPRDTESGWSQLTRGAPLAVMVAVVLYILYQLLPVLELLTIAALIALILRTLLRFLQKLVKSQDLAVLLLIGLIVGFIVVLATVVLPSVTFESQKLIKTLPTYLNRLTGDVEQLRQRFSFIPDISQALIQLRNLTDQLLAGVPVFLGEALSLTVELVATLILALYMAYDPNSLVKGISRLVPRRHHPRFKRILKACETRLRGWIFGTGIAMIFLGVGAAFGLLILGIPSALPFGIIAGLFEIIPYFGSIIGAFLPALIALSISPLKLVFVLILFFVMNQVDAHVVQPVVMGQQVNIHPVMVIVTFLVMGKLFGFIGILLAVPAAAVIITLIDEFTLEEPTLEQVAIESRTDVKSSD from the coding sequence ATGGCGAATCCTAGAGATACAGAAAGTGGATGGTCGCAGTTAACTCGTGGTGCACCATTGGCAGTAATGGTAGCTGTGGTACTCTACATCCTATACCAACTTTTACCAGTATTAGAACTTTTAACTATTGCAGCATTGATTGCTTTAATTTTGCGAACGCTATTACGGTTTTTGCAAAAGTTAGTCAAATCACAGGATCTTGCTGTTCTGTTATTAATTGGATTAATCGTCGGATTTATTGTAGTATTAGCTACTGTAGTCTTACCTAGTGTGACGTTTGAGTCTCAAAAATTAATAAAAACATTACCAACTTATCTCAATAGATTGACAGGAGATGTTGAGCAACTACGTCAGAGATTCAGTTTTATTCCGGACATTTCCCAAGCACTAATACAACTACGGAACTTGACCGACCAGTTACTGGCTGGAGTACCAGTTTTCTTAGGTGAAGCTTTGAGTTTAACTGTGGAGTTGGTAGCGACGTTAATTCTAGCGCTTTACATGGCTTACGATCCTAATTCCTTAGTGAAAGGGATTTCAAGATTGGTACCAAGGCGACATCATCCGCGGTTTAAACGAATCCTGAAGGCTTGCGAGACAAGATTGCGGGGCTGGATTTTTGGGACAGGGATAGCGATGATATTTCTGGGTGTTGGAGCAGCCTTTGGACTTTTGATTTTGGGGATTCCGTCAGCCCTGCCATTTGGGATTATTGCAGGTTTATTTGAAATAATTCCTTACTTTGGTTCGATTATTGGTGCTTTTTTACCAGCATTAATAGCACTGAGTATTTCACCATTAAAGCTAGTATTTGTGCTGATACTTTTCTTTGTAATGAATCAAGTAGATGCCCATGTTGTTCAGCCTGTGGTGATGGGTCAGCAAGTTAATATTCACCCGGTAATGGTAATTGTGACATTTCTGGTAATGGGTAAGCTATTTGGATTTATTGGTATACTGCTTGCAGTGCCTGCTGCAGCGGTGATAATTACGCTGATTGATGAGTTTACGCTTGAAGAACCGACTTTAGAGCAAGTAGCAATTGAAAGTAGAACAGATGTTAAATCGAGCGACTAA